A window of Cryptosporangium minutisporangium contains these coding sequences:
- the glgX gene encoding glycogen debranching protein GlgX, producing MSETTADPDGPWPGHPFPLGATWDGDGVNFALWSPHAVGVDLCLFDEAGHERRLMLEESTYHVWHGYVPDVGPGQRYGYRVHGPWNPIAGHRFNPAKLLMDPYARAYSGQVTYDQALYGHTGDASRGWPDPHDSAPYTLRSVVLARATGLSHTRPRVPWEDTVIYELHVRGFTMRHPEVPEHLRGTYSGLAHPAAIDHLVKLGVTSVELLPVHHMVTEPTIAARGLPNYWGYNTLGYFAPDSRFSSRGDAGGQVEEFRDMVAALHAAGIEVILDVVYNHTAEGGGDGPTLSFRGIDNRGYYRLDPSDGSRYVDYTGCGNTLDARQPAVLQMLMDSLRYWALDMGVDGFRFDLASALARSMHDVDQLSAFMAVIHQDPVVNQLKLIAEPWDVGAGGYQVGNFPPLWTEWNGRYRDSVRDLWRGGIRGLGELGYRLSGSSDLYQDDGRRPFASINFITAHDGFTMRDLFTYNHKHNDANREQNRDGTDDNRSWNCGVEGETDDGAVVALRNRQIRNALATLVLSAGVPMLTAGDEMRRTQGGNNNAYCQDNELSWMDWKLTPEDESLLGFTSRLLALRSRAPVFRQRSFFVGAPTDVDSPVSDLCWFRPDGGLMSPEDWNRHDARTLGMFLNGEQIRNRTLRGERIVDDSYLLWVHAADGDLEVRLPGPPWAERYHVVFDTARPDLPDGGELLDGGTSRPLSAWSTVLLRVVGRP from the coding sequence ATGAGCGAAACGACGGCCGATCCCGACGGACCCTGGCCGGGCCACCCGTTTCCCCTGGGTGCCACCTGGGACGGCGACGGTGTGAACTTCGCCCTCTGGAGCCCGCACGCGGTCGGCGTCGACCTCTGCCTGTTCGACGAGGCGGGGCACGAACGACGCCTGATGCTCGAAGAGAGCACCTACCACGTCTGGCACGGATACGTCCCGGACGTCGGCCCCGGCCAGCGCTACGGCTACCGCGTCCACGGGCCGTGGAACCCGATCGCCGGACACCGGTTCAACCCCGCCAAGCTGCTGATGGACCCGTACGCCCGGGCCTACTCCGGGCAGGTGACCTACGACCAGGCGCTGTACGGCCACACCGGTGACGCGTCCCGCGGCTGGCCGGATCCGCACGACTCGGCGCCCTACACGCTGCGCTCGGTCGTGCTGGCCCGCGCGACCGGCCTCTCCCACACCAGGCCCCGGGTGCCGTGGGAGGACACGGTCATCTACGAACTGCACGTCCGCGGCTTCACGATGCGCCACCCGGAGGTCCCGGAGCACCTGCGCGGCACCTACTCCGGGCTCGCCCACCCCGCCGCCATCGACCACCTGGTGAAACTAGGGGTGACGAGCGTCGAGCTGCTGCCGGTGCACCACATGGTCACCGAACCCACGATCGCCGCCCGCGGACTGCCCAACTACTGGGGCTACAACACGCTGGGATACTTCGCGCCGGACTCCCGCTTCTCGTCCCGTGGCGACGCGGGCGGCCAGGTCGAGGAATTCCGCGACATGGTGGCCGCGCTGCACGCGGCCGGCATCGAGGTCATCCTCGACGTGGTCTACAACCACACGGCCGAGGGCGGCGGCGACGGTCCGACGCTCAGCTTCCGCGGGATCGACAACCGCGGCTACTACCGGCTCGACCCGTCCGACGGCAGCCGGTACGTCGACTACACCGGCTGCGGCAACACGTTGGACGCCCGGCAGCCGGCGGTGCTGCAGATGCTGATGGACTCGCTCCGGTACTGGGCGCTGGACATGGGCGTCGACGGGTTCCGCTTCGACCTCGCGTCCGCTCTGGCGCGGTCGATGCACGACGTCGACCAACTGTCCGCCTTCATGGCGGTCATCCACCAGGACCCGGTGGTCAACCAGCTCAAGCTGATCGCCGAGCCGTGGGACGTCGGCGCCGGCGGATACCAGGTCGGCAACTTTCCGCCACTGTGGACCGAATGGAACGGCCGTTACCGGGACTCCGTCCGCGACCTGTGGCGGGGCGGCATCCGCGGCCTCGGCGAACTGGGGTACCGGCTCTCCGGGTCCTCGGACCTCTACCAGGACGACGGGCGGCGCCCGTTCGCGTCGATCAACTTCATCACCGCGCACGACGGCTTCACGATGCGCGATCTGTTCACGTACAACCACAAACACAACGACGCGAACCGCGAGCAGAACCGGGACGGCACCGACGACAACCGGTCCTGGAACTGCGGGGTCGAGGGCGAGACCGACGACGGCGCGGTCGTGGCGCTGCGCAACCGCCAGATCCGCAACGCGCTGGCCACGCTCGTTCTCTCCGCCGGGGTACCGATGCTCACCGCAGGCGACGAGATGCGGCGAACGCAGGGCGGCAACAACAACGCCTACTGCCAGGACAACGAGCTGTCCTGGATGGACTGGAAGCTGACCCCGGAGGACGAGAGCCTGCTCGGGTTCACCTCGCGGCTGCTCGCGCTGCGGTCACGCGCACCGGTGTTCCGCCAGCGCTCGTTCTTCGTCGGCGCGCCGACCGATGTCGACAGCCCCGTCAGCGACCTGTGCTGGTTCCGGCCGGACGGCGGGCTAATGAGCCCCGAGGACTGGAACCGCCACGACGCCCGGACGCTCGGCATGTTCCTCAACGGCGAACAGATCCGGAACCGGACGCTGCGCGGAGAGCGCATCGTCGACGACTCGTACCTGCTCTGGGTTCACGCCGCCGACGGTGACCTCGAAGTGCGGTTGCCCGGCCCGCCCTGGGCCGAGCGGTACCACGTCGTGTTCGACACCGCCCGGCCGGACCTGCCGGACGGTGGCGAGTTGCTGGACGGCGGCACGTCCCGGCCGTTGTCGGCCTGGTCCACGGTGCTGCTGCGGGTGGTGGGCCGCCCCTAG
- the glgP gene encoding alpha-glucan family phosphorylase, translating to MRALRRFTVRAKLPEPLAPLGELVMNLRWSWNPPTVDLFASVDPKVWEQVRQDPVRLLGEVSGQRLEALAADPGFLERLNAAHAELQRYLTEPRWYQEQAQLGADSGEPLPASIAYFSPEFGITEVLPQYSGGLGILAGDHLKAASDLGAPIVGVGLLYRSGYFSQSLTADGWQAEHYPPLDPHGLPLQRLTDADGAPLKISVNLPEHRVLHAHVWKAQVGRVPLLLLDSDIEDNSPTERNVTDRLYGGGADHRLLQEILLGIGGVRALRAYAALTGEPAPEVFHTNEGHAGFLGVERIRELVQGAGLTFDQALHAVRAGTVFTTHTPVPAGIDRFSRDLIAHVFGAGVLADVPGIPIERLLALGAEDDSGVFNMAHMGLRLGQRANGVSKLHGDVSRSMFNGLWPGFEATEVPITSVTNGVHAPTWVARETAELGSGQVNDELWSAIAGVPAERLWATRRTLRAKLVGEVRRRLRESSLRRGHTVAELGWIDSVFDPDVLTIGFARRVPSYKRLTLMLRDPDRLRSLLLDPERPLQIVIAGKSHPADEGGKMLIQQMVRFTDDPAVRNRIVFLPDYDIGMARYLYWGCDVWLNNPLRPLEACGTSGMKASLNGGLNLSIRDGWWDEMYDGENGWAIPTADGVIDPDRRDDLEAAAFYDLLSTHVRTLFYDRGEDGIPARWLEMVRHTLSSMGPKLTATRMVSDYVERLYAPAARSSIRVLADDYAGARRLAEWRGQVAEHWNGVKVAHVESSGIGDTPELGATVNVRAEVNLGGLAPEAVAVQACYGTVDMDDVLHDVHAVPMRPLGNGGDTYRYEADIPLEQAGPFGYTVRVLPYHDLLTDPVELGLVTTA from the coding sequence GTGAGAGCCCTACGTCGTTTTACCGTGCGGGCCAAGTTGCCCGAACCACTGGCCCCGCTGGGTGAGCTCGTGATGAACCTGCGGTGGTCGTGGAACCCGCCCACGGTCGACCTCTTCGCCTCGGTGGACCCCAAGGTCTGGGAGCAGGTCCGGCAGGATCCGGTACGGCTGCTGGGCGAGGTGTCCGGCCAGCGGCTGGAGGCCCTGGCCGCCGACCCCGGCTTCTTGGAGCGCCTGAACGCGGCCCACGCCGAGTTGCAGCGCTACCTGACGGAGCCCCGCTGGTACCAGGAGCAGGCCCAGCTCGGCGCCGACTCGGGTGAGCCGCTGCCGGCGTCGATCGCCTACTTTTCGCCGGAGTTCGGCATCACCGAGGTGCTGCCGCAGTACTCCGGAGGCCTCGGCATCCTGGCGGGCGACCACCTCAAAGCAGCCAGTGACCTCGGCGCGCCGATCGTCGGTGTCGGCCTTCTGTATCGATCCGGATATTTTAGTCAGTCCCTCACCGCGGACGGCTGGCAGGCCGAGCACTACCCGCCGCTGGACCCGCACGGCCTGCCGTTGCAGCGGCTGACCGACGCGGACGGGGCGCCGCTGAAGATCTCGGTGAACCTGCCGGAGCACCGTGTGCTGCACGCGCACGTCTGGAAGGCCCAGGTCGGGCGGGTTCCGCTGCTGCTGCTGGACTCCGATATCGAGGACAACAGCCCGACCGAGCGGAACGTCACCGACCGTCTGTACGGCGGCGGTGCCGACCACCGCCTGCTGCAGGAGATCCTGCTCGGCATCGGTGGCGTCCGCGCGCTGCGCGCCTACGCGGCGCTGACCGGTGAGCCCGCCCCGGAGGTGTTCCACACCAACGAGGGCCACGCGGGCTTCCTCGGGGTGGAGCGCATCCGCGAACTCGTCCAAGGCGCCGGACTGACGTTCGACCAGGCGCTCCACGCGGTGCGGGCCGGGACGGTGTTCACCACGCACACTCCGGTCCCGGCCGGCATCGACCGCTTCTCGCGCGACCTCATCGCGCACGTGTTCGGTGCCGGTGTCCTCGCCGACGTCCCGGGCATCCCGATCGAACGGTTGCTCGCGCTCGGTGCCGAGGACGACTCGGGCGTGTTCAACATGGCCCACATGGGCCTGCGCCTCGGCCAGCGCGCCAACGGCGTCAGCAAGCTGCACGGCGACGTCAGTCGTTCGATGTTCAACGGTCTCTGGCCGGGCTTCGAGGCGACCGAGGTGCCGATCACCTCGGTCACCAACGGCGTCCACGCGCCGACCTGGGTGGCGCGCGAGACCGCGGAGCTCGGCTCCGGCCAGGTCAACGACGAGCTCTGGTCGGCGATCGCGGGAGTGCCTGCCGAACGGCTCTGGGCGACCAGGCGGACGCTGCGCGCGAAGCTGGTCGGCGAGGTCCGCCGCCGGTTGCGCGAGTCGTCGCTGCGGCGCGGGCACACCGTGGCCGAGCTGGGCTGGATCGACTCGGTGTTCGACCCGGACGTCCTGACGATCGGGTTCGCGCGGCGCGTTCCGTCGTACAAGCGGCTCACGCTGATGCTGCGGGACCCCGACCGGCTCCGCTCGCTGCTGCTGGACCCGGAGCGCCCACTGCAGATCGTCATCGCCGGTAAGAGCCACCCGGCGGACGAGGGCGGCAAGATGCTGATCCAGCAGATGGTGCGGTTCACCGACGACCCGGCCGTCCGCAACCGGATCGTGTTCCTGCCCGACTACGACATCGGCATGGCCCGGTACCTCTACTGGGGCTGCGACGTCTGGCTGAACAACCCGCTGCGTCCGCTGGAGGCCTGTGGGACGTCCGGCATGAAGGCGTCGCTCAACGGCGGTCTCAACCTGTCCATCCGGGACGGGTGGTGGGACGAGATGTACGACGGCGAGAACGGCTGGGCGATCCCCACCGCGGACGGCGTCATCGACCCCGACCGGCGGGACGACCTGGAGGCGGCAGCCTTCTACGACCTGCTCAGCACCCACGTCCGGACGCTGTTCTACGACCGCGGCGAGGACGGCATCCCGGCGCGCTGGCTGGAGATGGTCCGGCACACGCTCAGCTCGATGGGGCCGAAGCTGACCGCCACCCGGATGGTCAGCGACTACGTCGAGCGGCTCTACGCCCCGGCGGCGCGCAGCTCGATCCGGGTCCTCGCCGACGACTACGCCGGTGCGCGCAGGCTCGCCGAGTGGCGCGGACAGGTCGCCGAGCACTGGAACGGCGTCAAGGTGGCCCACGTCGAGTCGTCCGGCATCGGCGACACGCCCGAGCTCGGTGCGACCGTCAACGTACGCGCCGAGGTCAATCTCGGCGGTCTGGCGCCGGAGGCGGTCGCCGTGCAGGCCTGCTACGGAACCGTCGACATGGACGACGTACTGCACGACGTCCACGCGGTGCCGATGCGTCCGCTGGGCAACGGGGGTGACACCTACCGGTACGAGGCGGATATCCCGCTCGAGCAGGCCGGACCGTTCGGCTACACGGTGCGGGTGCTGCCGTACCACGACCTGCTCACGGATCCGGTCGAGCTCGGTCTAGTGACGACCGCCTGA